In the genome of Pirellulales bacterium, one region contains:
- a CDS encoding toll/interleukin-1 receptor domain-containing protein, with the protein MHWTDDISLLFEPLRELCLATDDGATRSVMADGAPELSVREYDNWNGGTTYYALAIHIPVHLYAKLEDAIENIERKILAKVEKLQRRETHDFIREVLIQPMSARGPRIVPSSESSFWLAAHFRLFVSHLSENKLAAANLKSALAPYGISAFVAHEDIKPTQEWQDEIEKAPFSMDGLAAILAPRFGESLWTDHEVGLALGRGVIVLPIRYGLDPYGLPGKYQGLQGKGRTLREVAEAVFRAFLDNSRTSGRFVSCLVEQYLLAAPGASLLTKLKLLDRAEVISTEQLSKIREKAANIPELRADSEFLAHVNRLLNKHGAESVHPEAPRADFPDDDIPF; encoded by the coding sequence ATGCACTGGACTGACGATATTTCCCTGCTGTTCGAACCGCTTAGAGAATTGTGCCTGGCCACGGACGACGGGGCCACCCGATCGGTGATGGCAGACGGGGCCCCGGAATTATCGGTACGGGAGTACGACAACTGGAACGGTGGAACAACCTATTATGCTCTTGCAATCCATATTCCGGTTCACCTCTATGCAAAGCTGGAAGACGCGATTGAGAATATTGAGCGCAAGATTCTCGCAAAAGTTGAGAAACTGCAGCGGCGAGAAACTCATGACTTCATCCGAGAGGTGCTGATCCAGCCCATGTCCGCGCGGGGCCCTCGAATTGTGCCCTCCTCAGAAAGTTCCTTTTGGCTCGCGGCACATTTTCGGCTCTTCGTTAGCCATTTGAGCGAGAACAAACTCGCCGCGGCAAACCTGAAGTCGGCACTTGCGCCGTACGGCATTTCTGCGTTTGTTGCCCACGAAGACATCAAGCCAACGCAGGAGTGGCAAGATGAAATCGAAAAAGCGCCTTTCTCCATGGACGGCTTGGCAGCGATCCTAGCGCCAAGATTCGGGGAGAGTCTCTGGACCGATCACGAAGTCGGACTCGCCTTGGGCCGAGGCGTAATTGTCTTGCCGATCAGATATGGCCTCGATCCGTATGGCCTTCCTGGAAAATATCAGGGGCTACAGGGCAAAGGACGCACGCTAAGAGAGGTCGCCGAAGCGGTGTTTCGTGCATTTCTCGACAATTCGCGGACTTCGGGGAGATTCGTTTCGTGCCTCGTCGAACAGTACCTGCTTGCGGCGCCTGGTGCGTCCCTCCTCACAAAACTCAAACTGCTGGACCGCGCGGAGGTGATCTCTACTGAACAGCTAAGTAAAATCCGGGAGAAAGCCGCCAACATTCCCGAGCTTCGCGCCGATAGCGAATTCCTCGCGCATGTGAACCGCCTCTTGAACAAGCACGGCGCAGAAAGCGTTCATCCCGAGGCACCGCGTGCCGACTTCCCAGATGACGATATTCCGTTTTGA
- a CDS encoding N-6 DNA methylase, which produces MSLADTTRWLGYQESPTLEFKSVPDPRGIAAAVCGMLNTEGGVVAVGVADDGSVVGIEDAESKAEEIGRSLRQRISPAAPWSVINTEADDKPVIVIDVPNGPRKPYVVEGKVFVRVGEANRAASADHINRLIQDRIGADQHWEQQPAVGTATEDLDSREVEKTIRQAMEAGRFDANITGHEDALRRLNLIVDGRPIQAAVVAFGSQVMPWYPQCSLRLAWFRGVTKDEFVDQRIVSAHAFGLLEEANGFLKQHVPIRGTFRPDELVRQDRPLYPILALREALVNALCHRDYAVAGGAINVAMFDDRLEIASTGTLPGGLSVADLKRDHYSQPRNPLLADLFYRRGLIELWGRGTQNMVRLCVEAGCPEPQFEERAGEFVVRFLAPNFAPNTPSGVQLSPRQAAVFGQFLANPVQSLREVRDKVDPSLSDSTIRNVLNSLRDLGLIEAVGVGRGAFWRLVRWSNESRNAARWNGTKRHKRHRNDTERHNSQSMSTASQPIVGKAWNFAHVLRDDGLSYMAYTEQITFLLFLKMADEQSKPPYSRKSIVPPQFNWQSLKGRDGDELLNHYRHILEELGKKPGMLGEIFKRAKPEIQSPATLRRLIVDLIDAEDWSKMEADVKGDIYEGLLAKSAAESPKGAGQYFTPRELIKAIVDCVQPDPGDMVCDPAAGTGGFLLAAHEYVMQKYGRELDPDQKRHLKRAFVQGWELVPNTARLCIMNLYLHGIDGEPCPIHSGIDALASHPGKHFSLVLTNPPFGKKSSIAIVNEDGDLEKEDTAYERTDFYTTTKNKQLNFLQHVKTLLKIGGRCAIVVPDNVLFEGGAGETVRRKLLEACDVHTLLRLPTGIFYAQGVKANVLFFEARAAQEKAWTKKLWVCDLRTNMHFTQKTNPHKRTDLDEFVECYKPGQPREKRRATWSDKAPQGRWRAFDYGELIKRDKINLDLFWLKDESLEDSADLPDPDVIAQEIADDLQTALEQFAAISAKVKRS; this is translated from the coding sequence ATGAGTCTCGCAGATACAACCCGCTGGCTCGGCTACCAGGAATCACCAACGCTGGAGTTCAAAAGCGTCCCGGACCCGCGCGGAATTGCCGCGGCGGTGTGCGGCATGTTGAACACCGAGGGCGGAGTCGTCGCCGTGGGCGTTGCCGACGATGGTTCTGTCGTCGGCATTGAGGATGCCGAGAGCAAGGCGGAGGAGATTGGTCGAAGCCTGCGCCAGCGGATTTCGCCCGCCGCGCCCTGGTCGGTCATCAATACCGAGGCCGACGACAAGCCGGTGATCGTCATCGACGTGCCGAACGGACCGCGCAAGCCCTACGTGGTCGAGGGGAAGGTATTTGTGCGCGTCGGAGAGGCAAATCGCGCCGCGTCGGCCGACCACATCAACCGCCTGATTCAGGACCGCATCGGCGCGGACCAGCACTGGGAACAGCAACCCGCCGTCGGTACGGCGACGGAGGACCTCGATTCGCGCGAAGTTGAAAAGACGATTCGCCAGGCGATGGAAGCAGGACGATTCGACGCCAACATCACGGGACATGAAGACGCTCTGCGCCGGCTCAATCTGATTGTCGATGGCCGCCCAATTCAAGCGGCGGTGGTGGCCTTCGGTTCGCAGGTCATGCCGTGGTATCCGCAGTGCAGCTTGCGGTTGGCGTGGTTCCGGGGAGTGACCAAAGATGAGTTCGTCGATCAACGCATTGTCTCGGCGCATGCCTTCGGGTTGCTCGAAGAGGCCAACGGTTTTCTCAAACAGCACGTCCCCATCCGCGGAACATTTAGGCCCGACGAGTTAGTGCGCCAAGACCGCCCTCTTTATCCCATTCTGGCGCTGCGCGAAGCGCTCGTGAATGCGCTCTGCCACCGCGATTATGCCGTCGCCGGCGGCGCGATCAACGTGGCCATGTTTGACGATCGGCTGGAAATCGCCAGCACGGGCACGTTGCCCGGCGGGCTAAGCGTGGCCGACCTGAAGCGAGACCATTATTCGCAGCCCCGCAATCCGCTGCTGGCGGACCTGTTCTATCGCCGCGGCCTGATCGAACTGTGGGGCCGCGGCACACAGAACATGGTGCGGCTGTGTGTCGAAGCCGGTTGCCCGGAGCCGCAGTTCGAAGAGAGAGCCGGTGAGTTCGTCGTGCGATTCTTAGCGCCGAACTTCGCGCCCAACACGCCATCGGGCGTGCAATTGTCCCCGCGTCAGGCGGCCGTCTTTGGGCAATTCCTCGCCAACCCGGTGCAAAGCCTTCGTGAAGTTCGCGACAAGGTCGATCCCAGTCTCTCCGACAGCACCATTCGCAACGTGCTTAACTCCTTGCGCGACTTGGGTTTGATCGAGGCCGTTGGAGTTGGGCGAGGGGCTTTTTGGCGGCTCGTGCGATGGTCGAACGAGTCACGGAACGCCGCGCGGTGGAATGGCACAAAAAGGCACAAAAGGCACAGGAATGACACAGAAAGGCACAATTCGCAGAGCATGAGCACCGCATCGCAACCGATTGTCGGAAAAGCCTGGAACTTCGCCCACGTGCTGCGCGACGACGGCCTGTCGTACATGGCTTATACCGAGCAGATTACGTTTCTGCTGTTCCTCAAGATGGCCGATGAGCAGTCGAAGCCGCCCTACAGCCGCAAGTCGATCGTCCCGCCGCAATTCAATTGGCAAAGCCTCAAGGGCCGCGACGGCGACGAGCTGCTGAACCACTATCGGCACATTCTCGAAGAGCTGGGCAAGAAGCCGGGCATGCTCGGCGAAATCTTCAAACGGGCCAAGCCGGAGATTCAGAGTCCCGCCACTCTGCGGCGGTTGATCGTCGACCTGATCGACGCCGAAGACTGGTCGAAGATGGAGGCCGACGTCAAGGGTGATATCTATGAAGGGCTGCTGGCCAAGAGCGCGGCCGAATCGCCCAAGGGCGCCGGTCAATACTTTACGCCCCGCGAGTTGATCAAAGCCATTGTCGATTGCGTGCAGCCGGATCCCGGCGATATGGTTTGCGACCCCGCGGCGGGCACGGGCGGCTTCCTGCTCGCCGCGCACGAGTACGTCATGCAGAAGTACGGCCGCGAACTCGATCCCGACCAGAAGCGCCACCTGAAGCGGGCGTTCGTGCAAGGTTGGGAGCTTGTTCCCAACACGGCGCGGCTCTGCATCATGAACCTCTATCTGCACGGCATCGACGGCGAGCCTTGCCCGATCCATTCGGGCATCGACGCGCTGGCCAGCCATCCGGGCAAGCATTTCAGCCTGGTACTCACCAATCCGCCGTTCGGCAAGAAGAGCAGCATTGCCATCGTCAACGAAGACGGGGATTTAGAAAAGGAAGACACCGCCTACGAGCGGACCGATTTCTACACCACCACGAAGAACAAGCAGTTGAACTTCTTGCAGCACGTCAAGACGCTCTTGAAAATCGGCGGGCGATGCGCGATCGTCGTGCCCGACAATGTGCTGTTCGAAGGCGGCGCGGGCGAGACGGTGCGCCGCAAGCTGCTCGAGGCGTGCGACGTTCACACCCTCTTGCGGTTGCCGACCGGCATTTTCTACGCGCAGGGCGTGAAGGCGAACGTGCTGTTCTTCGAAGCCAGGGCCGCCCAGGAAAAGGCGTGGACCAAGAAGCTGTGGGTGTGCGACCTGCGGACCAACATGCACTTCACGCAAAAGACCAATCCGCACAAGCGCACCGATCTCGACGAATTCGTCGAGTGCTACAAGCCTGGGCAGCCACGCGAAAAGCGCCGAGCGACCTGGAGCGACAAGGCGCCGCAAGGCCGCTGGCGAGCCTTCGACTACGGAGAGCTCATCAAGCGCGACAAGATCAACCTCGATCTTTTCTGGCTCAAGGACGAAAGTTTGGAGGACTCGGCGGACCTGCCCGACCCCGATGTGATCGCCCAGGAAATCGCCGACGACCTGCAGACCGCACTGGAGCAGTTCGCGGCCATCTCGGCGAAGGTGAAGAGATCCTGA